The Formosa sp. Hel1_33_131 genome window below encodes:
- the dnaN gene encoding DNA polymerase III subunit beta: MKFIVSSTYLLKQLQVLGGVINNSNTLPILDNFLFELEHSKLTVSASDLETTMASTLEVESESEGSVAIPAKLLLETLKTFPEQPLTFVIEENNTIEISSNHGKYALAYASADEFPKAISLDSPSTTVIGAHILATAISKTIFAAGNDDLRPVMSGVFFQFSTESLTFVATDAHKLVKYSRTDVTANETAEFIMPKKPLNLLKGILAGSDDDVTIEYNDSNAKFSFENSVVICRLIDGKYPNYEAVIPKENPNHLTISRNQFLNSVRRVSIFSNKTTHQIRLKIAGAELNISAEDIDYSNKAEERLTCDYQGDDMQIGFNSRFLSEMLSNLNADDVQLEMSMPNRAGILTPIDGLDEGETVTMLVMPVMLNS, from the coding sequence ATGAAATTTATAGTTTCCAGTACGTATTTATTAAAACAACTTCAAGTCCTAGGTGGCGTGATTAACAATTCGAACACCCTGCCGATTTTAGACAATTTCTTATTTGAATTAGAACATTCAAAACTAACGGTTTCCGCAAGTGATTTAGAAACCACCATGGCCTCCACTCTGGAAGTCGAAAGTGAGAGCGAAGGCAGTGTTGCCATTCCTGCTAAACTCTTGTTAGAAACGCTTAAAACCTTTCCTGAGCAACCGTTGACGTTTGTAATTGAAGAGAATAATACGATTGAAATTAGTTCTAATCATGGAAAATATGCGTTGGCATACGCAAGTGCTGACGAGTTTCCAAAAGCGATTTCTTTAGACAGTCCTAGTACCACAGTGATTGGTGCACATATATTGGCCACTGCCATTTCAAAAACGATTTTTGCCGCTGGAAATGACGATTTACGCCCCGTAATGAGTGGCGTCTTTTTTCAGTTTTCAACAGAGAGTTTGACCTTTGTAGCTACCGATGCGCACAAACTAGTTAAATATTCTCGTACCGATGTGACTGCCAATGAAACAGCTGAATTCATCATGCCTAAAAAACCATTAAATTTATTAAAAGGTATTCTGGCGGGAAGCGATGACGATGTCACAATTGAATACAACGATTCTAATGCTAAATTTTCGTTTGAAAATTCTGTGGTAATCTGTCGTTTGATTGATGGTAAATATCCAAATTACGAAGCAGTAATTCCAAAGGAAAATCCAAACCACTTAACGATTAGCCGCAATCAATTTTTGAACTCGGTACGTCGTGTGTCTATATTTTCAAATAAGACAACGCATCAAATTCGCTTAAAAATTGCAGGTGCAGAACTTAACATTTCGGCGGAAGACATTGATTACAGCAACAAAGCCGAAGAACGCTTGACTTGTGATTACCAAGGCGATGATATGCAAATTGGGTTTAACTCTCGTTTCTTATCCGAAATGTTGAGCAACTTAAATGCTGATGATGTTCAATTGGAAATGAGTATGCCCAACCGTGCAGGAATCCTTACTCCTATTGACGGATTGGACGAAGGCGAAACAGTCACCATGCTCGTCATGCCTGTGATGCTTAACAGCTAA
- a CDS encoding GNAT family N-acetyltransferase yields the protein MNYRKGTPKDLNQFSELFDAYRMFYGKTTDIEGAKTFLEERISNKDSELFVVETTENKLVGFVQLYPLFSSTRMKKFWLLNDLFVYPESRGKGVSIGLIEMAKTLVAESNACGMFLETEKSNLIGNKLYPKTGFELNTESNFYEWNVK from the coding sequence ATGAATTACAGAAAAGGAACTCCTAAAGACTTAAATCAATTTTCTGAATTGTTTGATGCGTATAGAATGTTCTATGGCAAAACAACAGATATTGAAGGTGCCAAAACTTTTTTGGAAGAACGCATTTCTAATAAGGACTCTGAACTTTTTGTAGTCGAAACTACTGAGAACAAATTAGTTGGATTTGTACAATTATACCCACTTTTCTCTTCAACCCGTATGAAGAAGTTTTGGCTGCTAAACGATTTGTTTGTATATCCAGAATCGCGTGGTAAAGGAGTTTCAATCGGGTTGATAGAAATGGCTAAAACGCTGGTAGCAGAATCCAATGCTTGTGGCATGTTTTTAGAAACTGAAAAATCAAATTTGATTGGGAATAAGTTATATCCAAAAACAGGGTTTGAATTAAATACAGAGTCTAACTTTTATGAATGGAACGTGAAATAA
- a CDS encoding T9SS type A sorting domain-containing protein, which produces MKKVNLVFVALLLANFGISQTSTTLFTETFESGNKFTLNTSDLNASTTDNIWQMNNTYTGGSASITCVGVTQTIPIANTPAQPTGITSGPSSNYIHISAQLAINAGINCSSYAPAVSLCGIAGGSNFSKMTSSISTTGYSGIKFNFWWVCAGSNDAFGEVYYSLDNGSNWVSKQTSYNNTSTWTQASLSDTAWDNQSSVLFAFRFVNNTTTSTAAAVPAFSIDEITVTADTTLNIANNKPIISSVVHPNPTNGNVNLILNKTYKAVKIYISDVTGKTIDVKHFKNTKDLSFILRGTPGLYFLNIEADAERLNYKMVKK; this is translated from the coding sequence ATGAAAAAAGTAAACTTAGTATTCGTTGCATTACTACTCGCAAATTTTGGAATTTCCCAAACCTCTACCACTTTATTTACGGAAACGTTTGAATCTGGAAATAAATTCACGCTTAATACGTCGGATTTAAATGCCTCCACAACCGATAATATTTGGCAAATGAATAATACTTATACGGGCGGTTCTGCCAGCATTACTTGTGTCGGAGTGACACAGACTATTCCTATTGCTAATACACCTGCACAACCCACTGGAATCACTAGTGGACCGTCAAGTAATTATATACACATCTCAGCACAGTTAGCCATCAATGCTGGAATTAATTGCTCGTCGTACGCACCTGCTGTGAGTTTATGTGGTATAGCTGGTGGATCAAATTTCTCAAAGATGACTTCTTCTATTTCTACAACAGGCTATTCAGGAATAAAATTTAATTTTTGGTGGGTATGTGCTGGCAGTAATGACGCGTTTGGTGAGGTATATTACAGTCTCGATAATGGATCTAATTGGGTGTCAAAACAAACGAGCTATAACAATACTTCTACTTGGACACAAGCATCCTTATCGGATACTGCTTGGGACAACCAATCCAGTGTGTTATTTGCATTTCGTTTCGTAAACAACACTACAACCTCGACGGCTGCTGCAGTCCCAGCATTTTCTATTGATGAGATTACAGTTACAGCTGATACCACATTAAACATCGCTAATAACAAGCCTATAATCAGCTCCGTAGTACATCCAAATCCAACAAATGGGAATGTAAATCTTATTTTAAATAAGACTTACAAAGCTGTTAAAATTTACATTTCAGATGTAACTGGTAAAACAATTGATGTGAAGCACTTTAAAAACACAAAAGATTTGAGTTTTATATTAAGAGGGACTCCTGGTCTCTATTTTTTAAATATTGAAGCGGATGCAGAGAGATTAAATTATAAGATGGTGAAGAAATAA
- a CDS encoding outer membrane beta-barrel protein yields MKRKALLLLIAIISINSYSQISFEKGYYIDNSDKKINCLIKNIDWVNNPSEIEYKLSENTKAKYIGITSIKEFGILKASKYIRSAVKIDRSSGNLNYLSDTKAPIFKEEQLFLKVIIEGKANLYHYKEGNLERYFYNKGNAAIEQLVFKNYKINEYDLGKNNRFKQQLWNDLKCSSITMKNIENLEYKKNSLIRFFTEFNVCSNSEFINYEKKQKIDLFNLTLRPRLNNSSLNIQNSSYSTSDTKFSNKLSIGFGLEAEYIFPFNKNKWSVFIEPTYQNYKAEKTTDVSNVLGGKIISEVNYNSIEVPLGIRHYFFINSTSKVFINASYVLDFSFKTSIEQKRSDNSNFKSLKIDSRNNLAFGMGYKLNDKYGLEFRYQTSREVLGDYVFWSSDFKTVSIIFGYTIF; encoded by the coding sequence ATGAAAAGAAAAGCTCTACTCCTATTAATAGCAATTATAAGTATTAATAGCTATTCACAAATATCTTTTGAAAAAGGGTATTACATTGATAACTCTGACAAAAAAATTAATTGTTTAATCAAAAATATTGATTGGGTGAATAACCCCAGTGAAATTGAATACAAACTTTCAGAAAATACAAAAGCTAAATATATTGGTATCACATCAATTAAAGAATTTGGAATTCTAAAGGCCTCAAAATACATTAGAAGTGCCGTTAAAATAGATCGGTCGAGTGGGAACTTAAACTACTTGAGCGATACTAAAGCACCGATATTTAAAGAAGAACAGCTATTTCTAAAAGTAATAATAGAAGGCAAAGCTAATTTATACCATTATAAAGAAGGGAATTTAGAACGATACTTTTATAATAAAGGAAACGCAGCTATAGAACAGTTGGTTTTTAAAAATTATAAAATCAATGAATACGATTTAGGTAAAAATAACAGGTTTAAACAACAATTATGGAATGATTTAAAATGTTCCTCAATTACGATGAAAAACATTGAAAATTTGGAATATAAAAAAAATAGTTTGATTCGGTTTTTTACTGAATTTAATGTCTGTAGTAATTCAGAGTTTATCAACTATGAAAAAAAACAAAAAATAGATTTATTTAATTTAACTCTAAGGCCTCGCCTTAATAATTCTTCTTTAAACATTCAAAATTCTAGTTATAGCACTTCAGATACTAAATTTAGTAATAAATTAAGTATCGGTTTTGGTTTAGAAGCAGAATATATATTTCCTTTTAATAAAAATAAATGGTCTGTTTTTATAGAACCTACTTATCAAAACTATAAGGCAGAAAAAACAACTGATGTAAGTAATGTTTTAGGAGGTAAAATAATATCAGAAGTAAACTATAATTCTATTGAAGTTCCTTTAGGGATAAGGCATTATTTTTTTATAAATAGTACTTCTAAAGTTTTTATTAATGCTTCTTACGTGTTAGATTTTAGTTTTAAAACTTCAATCGAACAAAAAAGATCAGATAACTCAAATTTTAAATCCTTAAAAATTGATTCTCGAAACAATTTAGCATTCGGAATGGGTTACAAACTAAATGATAAATATGGTTTAGAGTTCAGATATCAGACCAGTAGGGAAGTTTTAGGAGATTATGTTTTTTGGAGTTCAGACTTCAAAACAGTATCAATAATATTTGGGTACACAATTTTTTAA
- a CDS encoding DUF6923 family protein — MKKTVLLRIVIILITFITSAQTNIVNNASGDWKSLIQLENFDPNDDQQSNADTDFVGNATHAIMETQNETVSFNDGITDDVYYFRVRMGQSNPNASFYFGLDISGDYIADIFIEANVKSQTPFVAFHLRDYSMSGLSPSQTSWLNGSQNNELELTSRNAVISDYSAGTDLDGGNSGTDFWIKFGFTEESIKAYVLDNFGLSIDGDSIIALYGFTSTSQTSNGDVIGVDDRIQGELDRTWVDLGVVINGTLNNITSGNIVIPTVNFLTTENTTPTLTGSWGSTMLGDDSLSVSLNGTVYTTDNGLLIDTLNWSLPIGEVLSSGTYGVIVTVSRSSNGQTVSDTTTNELTIQDTPFYCDYNAYLFQHNDVYAIDLASGNSYTVATDITPGNINAAAYNPIDGFIWGSLSAPSKTIVRIGKNFETNLFYIDELPINGRYVGGVSASGIYYLKGDGTTYHSIDLNPNSANYSQYMATLTLSQDINIHDWAFNAVDNLLYSIEKGSNILYRINAETGTVQSLGEVPILSGLNYTYGAVYFDASGRFYVSANQTGTIYIIQNVQDLNANSTMNSNLFAFGPSSSSNDGARCPTAPVPQEDCINGLDDDGDGLIDCDDPSCSGVASCPVIEDPTTGGNSGGLESNNRLSQQISKRNFKRAKTSYRFDKATAKQFEKSISYGRNASNNGYQFELSDFIPLEVVNEDLVIESSPRDLIGITNASDVYSVDYLRAGENVSSILVLKTEDGVYEHTKYICDRLLGAQLISVSTLEIQDQQFIKALIKNTDGSLEFVLSLSAKVTDDNNFAIESHWNLDKYEADTAFYNFQIWSNSLDDLLRLGKEVVRLLEVQKPIVAYHNSAPPSVFVRKGKYHNGKLDLQIVNTNGTHTITFDGGLKSHRNQFGGAGIVNHRSRG, encoded by the coding sequence ATGAAAAAAACAGTACTTCTTAGAATAGTGATAATCCTAATAACTTTTATTACTTCAGCTCAAACCAATATTGTAAATAATGCAAGTGGAGATTGGAAGTCCTTAATACAACTAGAAAATTTTGATCCCAATGATGATCAGCAATCCAATGCAGATACCGATTTTGTTGGGAATGCTACACATGCAATTATGGAAACTCAAAATGAAACCGTTTCCTTTAATGATGGTATAACAGATGATGTTTATTACTTTAGAGTCAGAATGGGACAAAGCAACCCCAATGCATCTTTCTATTTTGGATTGGATATTAGTGGCGATTATATCGCTGATATATTTATTGAAGCTAATGTGAAAAGTCAGACACCTTTTGTGGCATTTCATTTGAGAGATTACTCAATGTCTGGACTGTCTCCTTCCCAAACATCCTGGTTAAATGGCTCTCAAAATAATGAGTTAGAGTTAACTTCTAGAAACGCAGTGATCAGTGACTACAGTGCTGGAACTGATTTAGACGGTGGAAATAGCGGGACCGATTTTTGGATAAAATTTGGTTTTACAGAAGAAAGTATAAAAGCCTATGTGTTAGATAATTTTGGTTTGTCAATCGATGGAGATTCAATTATCGCATTGTATGGTTTTACGTCCACGAGTCAAACATCAAATGGAGATGTTATTGGAGTTGATGACCGTATTCAAGGAGAACTTGATAGAACTTGGGTCGATTTAGGCGTGGTTATTAATGGGACTTTAAATAATATCACTTCCGGGAATATTGTAATTCCAACCGTCAATTTTTTAACTACAGAGAATACCACACCTACATTAACTGGCAGTTGGGGAAGCACCATGTTAGGCGATGACAGCTTGTCAGTAAGCTTAAATGGAACCGTTTATACGACGGATAATGGATTGCTTATAGACACTCTAAATTGGAGCTTACCCATCGGGGAAGTTTTAAGTTCTGGAACCTATGGTGTAATCGTAACCGTTTCTAGAAGTTCAAATGGGCAAACAGTTTCGGATACGACAACCAATGAATTGACAATACAAGACACTCCCTTTTATTGTGATTATAATGCCTATCTATTTCAACACAACGATGTCTATGCCATCGATTTAGCTTCTGGAAATTCATATACAGTTGCAACCGACATAACACCAGGAAATATCAATGCTGCGGCTTATAATCCTATAGATGGATTTATTTGGGGTTCGTTAAGTGCACCCTCAAAAACCATTGTACGGATTGGTAAGAACTTTGAAACCAACCTTTTTTATATTGATGAGTTGCCCATAAACGGACGCTATGTTGGAGGTGTGAGTGCCTCAGGAATCTATTATTTAAAAGGTGACGGCACAACCTATCATAGCATCGATTTAAATCCAAATTCTGCCAACTATAGTCAGTATATGGCTACTCTAACTTTATCTCAAGATATAAATATCCATGATTGGGCATTTAATGCCGTAGATAATTTGTTGTATTCCATTGAAAAAGGATCCAATATTTTATACCGTATAAATGCCGAAACCGGAACTGTACAAAGCTTGGGTGAAGTGCCAATTCTCTCCGGATTAAATTATACCTATGGCGCTGTTTATTTTGATGCTTCAGGGCGATTTTATGTCAGTGCCAATCAAACAGGAACCATCTATATCATCCAAAACGTTCAAGACTTGAATGCTAACAGTACCATGAATTCGAATCTATTTGCTTTTGGACCTTCCAGTTCTAGTAATGATGGTGCGCGTTGCCCAACGGCTCCAGTACCTCAGGAAGATTGTATCAATGGACTAGACGATGATGGTGATGGATTAATCGATTGTGATGACCCTTCATGTTCTGGAGTTGCATCTTGTCCAGTTATAGAAGATCCAACGACTGGTGGTAATTCAGGGGGTTTAGAAAGTAATAACAGACTCTCTCAGCAAATTAGTAAACGAAATTTTAAACGCGCTAAAACAAGTTATAGGTTTGATAAAGCAACTGCAAAGCAATTTGAAAAATCGATATCCTACGGAAGAAATGCTTCAAACAACGGATACCAATTTGAATTATCAGACTTCATTCCTCTTGAAGTTGTGAATGAAGATCTTGTGATTGAATCTTCTCCTAGAGATTTAATAGGCATTACCAATGCTTCAGATGTTTATTCTGTTGATTATTTAAGAGCGGGTGAAAATGTAAGTTCTATATTGGTTCTAAAAACGGAGGATGGTGTCTATGAACATACCAAATATATTTGTGATCGTTTATTAGGTGCTCAGTTAATTTCGGTATCGACTCTAGAAATTCAAGATCAACAATTCATAAAAGCGTTGATAAAAAATACCGATGGCTCCTTAGAATTTGTTTTGAGTCTTTCTGCAAAAGTAACAGATGACAACAACTTTGCTATTGAGAGTCATTGGAATTTAGATAAGTATGAAGCGGATACAGCGTTTTATAATTTCCAAATATGGTCTAACTCTTTAGATGATTTATTACGTCTTGGAAAAGAAGTGGTGCGTTTATTAGAGGTTCAAAAGCCCATTGTAGCGTATCATAATTCTGCACCCCCTTCTGTATTTGTTAGAAAAGGCAAATACCACAACGGCAAACTCGATTTACAAATTGTAAATACCAACGGAACTCATACCATTACGTTTGATGGTGGTCTTAAGAGCCACAGAAACCAATTCGGTGGAGCAGGTATCGTCAACCATAGATCTAGAGGGTAA
- a CDS encoding T9SS type A sorting domain-containing protein produces MVVLRATETNSVEQVSSTIDLEGNYITNMEIDAGNLFDIGFRIGDGISIPDDLFMSDGPWGYDDAPDTMLVHTYEVNPNEEPFHEDEFAVERNIELVGSTNAYMAAYRALTPKFSPINFTEYQSLKLKAKGTGKLIIRLVKESVTDWGSQYKTTIPLTNNLQDYSIPFSNFTSINGTDFIPNDITSIVFTMLAETGEVETKEMTIQHLRFSTTSSQSEDPLNTLVVSPNPMKSSTTFHFTSQRLETVEVLVYNQLGSLVKTITHEATLGANEIKLNRGTISSGLYFCKVQSDTKLYKITKLIIE; encoded by the coding sequence ATGGTGGTCTTAAGAGCCACAGAAACCAATTCGGTGGAGCAGGTATCGTCAACCATAGATCTAGAGGGTAATTACATCACCAATATGGAAATAGATGCTGGAAACTTGTTTGATATTGGTTTTAGAATCGGTGATGGTATTTCAATTCCAGATGATTTATTTATGTCTGATGGTCCTTGGGGCTATGATGATGCCCCAGACACTATGCTCGTTCATACGTATGAGGTAAATCCTAATGAGGAACCATTTCATGAGGATGAGTTTGCTGTCGAACGTAATATAGAGTTAGTCGGCAGTACCAATGCATATATGGCTGCTTACAGAGCCCTCACCCCAAAGTTTAGTCCTATCAATTTTACGGAATATCAAAGCTTAAAATTAAAAGCAAAAGGGACTGGCAAGTTGATAATTCGGTTGGTGAAAGAAAGTGTAACGGATTGGGGATCTCAATACAAAACAACTATTCCCCTCACAAACAATTTGCAAGATTATAGCATACCATTTTCTAATTTCACTTCCATTAACGGGACTGATTTTATCCCTAATGACATCACGTCTATCGTATTTACAATGCTCGCAGAAACAGGCGAAGTAGAAACAAAAGAAATGACGATACAACACCTTCGTTTTTCAACAACGAGTTCGCAATCGGAAGACCCCTTAAATACACTCGTGGTATCCCCTAACCCTATGAAATCTAGTACAACCTTCCATTTTACAAGTCAACGTTTAGAAACTGTAGAAGTATTGGTTTACAATCAATTGGGAAGTTTGGTAAAAACAATCACGCATGAAGCGACTTTAGGAGCGAATGAAATTAAATTAAACAGAGGAACCATCAGTTCAGGACTGTATTTCTGTAAAGTTCAAAGTGATACTAAACTCTATAAAATAACAAAACTCATCATAGAATAA